The following are encoded in a window of Mycobacterium sp. ELW1 genomic DNA:
- a CDS encoding CoA pyrophosphatase, producing the protein MTQGSPRSAGSGALTPEYRPPWLAPLVDNVDRVPHAYRRKVPPELLAAVVEAREAGTNARDAAVLVLFSGPSSGYADGRLPDDADLLLTVRAGSLRHHAGQAAFPGGAADPGDDGPVGTALREAQEETGIDPDRLHPLAVLERMFIPPSGFHVVPVLAYSPDPGPVAVVDSGETALVARVPVRAFINPENRLMVYRTGAGRGLAGPAFLLNQMLVWGFTGHVISAMLDVAGWSQPWNSEDVRELDEAMALVRSSEEPL; encoded by the coding sequence GTGACCCAGGGTTCTCCCCGCTCGGCAGGCTCGGGCGCGCTCACCCCGGAGTACCGGCCGCCTTGGCTGGCACCGTTGGTCGACAACGTCGACCGCGTTCCGCATGCCTATCGCCGCAAGGTTCCGCCTGAGTTGTTGGCTGCGGTTGTCGAAGCGCGCGAGGCCGGTACCAATGCGCGCGACGCCGCTGTGCTCGTGCTGTTCTCGGGGCCGAGCTCCGGTTACGCCGACGGGCGATTGCCCGACGACGCGGATCTGTTGCTGACGGTGCGGGCCGGCTCGCTGCGCCACCATGCCGGCCAGGCCGCGTTCCCCGGTGGGGCTGCGGACCCGGGAGACGACGGGCCGGTGGGCACCGCGCTGCGAGAAGCGCAGGAGGAGACCGGCATTGACCCGGACCGCCTGCATCCGCTTGCCGTTCTCGAGCGAATGTTCATCCCTCCCTCGGGTTTCCACGTCGTACCGGTGCTGGCGTACTCACCGGATCCGGGACCGGTGGCCGTCGTCGACAGCGGTGAAACCGCGCTCGTCGCGCGAGTTCCGGTGCGGGCGTTCATCAATCCTGAGAACCGGCTGATGGTTTACCGCACGGGGGCTGGACGCGGGCTGGCCGGGCCGGCATTTCTGCTCAACCAGATGTTGGTATGGGGGTTCACCGGACACGTAATCTCAGCGATGCTCGATGTGGCCGGTTGGTCGCAACCGTGGAACAGCGAAGACGTCCGGGAGTTGGACGAGGCCATGGCACTCGTCAGAAGCAGTGAGGAGCCCCTGTGA
- the ssd gene encoding septum site-determining protein Ssd has protein sequence MSSSPGVVLVHVGDTELREQAERVAAAVGLRPVAVSAPLTRKAWSAAVAVILDENAARACELDGLPRRDGVILVCLTDPNGPAWAAAMAVGAQRVCTLPAQDAELVRHLADAAEAVRDGPRTGRVIAVTGGRGGAGASTFATALAQAASSSLLVDLDPWGGGIDLVVGSEAVPGLRWPDLSLQGGRLAWSAVRDALPRHHGVSVLSGDRQGREMEPGAVEAVVDAGRRGGILVICDLPRRMTAAVTCALDSADLVVMITSCDVRGVAAAAALAPVLRGVNPNVGLVVRGPAPSGLRAAEAAQVADLPLLAAMRPEPMLAERLERGGLRLRRRSPLGAAARSVLEILTAGGQVRAA, from the coding sequence ATGAGCAGCAGTCCGGGTGTAGTCCTCGTCCACGTCGGCGACACCGAGTTACGCGAACAGGCCGAGCGGGTCGCGGCCGCGGTGGGTCTGCGCCCGGTGGCGGTTTCTGCGCCGCTCACCCGCAAGGCGTGGTCGGCCGCCGTCGCTGTGATCCTCGACGAGAATGCGGCCAGAGCCTGCGAGCTGGACGGTCTTCCCAGGCGAGACGGGGTGATCCTGGTCTGCCTGACCGACCCGAACGGGCCCGCGTGGGCGGCGGCGATGGCCGTTGGCGCTCAGCGGGTTTGCACACTTCCCGCCCAGGACGCCGAGCTCGTGCGGCATCTCGCTGACGCCGCCGAGGCGGTTCGCGACGGCCCGCGCACGGGGCGGGTGATCGCCGTTACCGGCGGCCGGGGCGGTGCGGGCGCTTCGACGTTCGCGACGGCCCTGGCACAGGCGGCGTCGTCGTCGTTGTTGGTCGATCTCGATCCGTGGGGCGGTGGCATCGACCTCGTGGTCGGAAGCGAGGCGGTGCCAGGGCTGCGCTGGCCCGATCTGAGCCTGCAGGGTGGCCGCTTGGCCTGGTCGGCGGTGCGCGATGCGCTCCCGCGGCACCACGGTGTCAGCGTGTTGTCCGGCGATCGGCAGGGCCGGGAGATGGAGCCCGGGGCGGTCGAGGCGGTAGTCGATGCCGGGCGACGCGGCGGAATTCTGGTGATCTGCGATCTGCCGCGGCGAATGACCGCGGCGGTCACCTGCGCACTGGACAGTGCCGACCTGGTGGTGATGATCACCAGCTGCGATGTCCGGGGCGTCGCGGCGGCCGCGGCCCTGGCGCCGGTGCTGCGCGGGGTCAATCCGAACGTCGGCCTTGTGGTGCGCGGTCCGGCACCGAGTGGATTGCGCGCCGCCGAGGCCGCACAGGTCGCGGATCTGCCACTTCTGGCGGCCATGCGTCCCGAGCCGATGCTGGCCGAGCGCCTGGAGCGGGGTGGCCTGCGGCTGCGACGGCGCTCTCCGCTCGGTGCGGCCGCCCGCTCGGTCCTCGAGATTCTGACGGCCGGTGGGCAGGTGCGGGCGGCATGA
- a CDS encoding alpha/beta hydrolase, which produces MAQPDPSVTRIAGPWRHFDVHANGIRFHCVESNDGGGPRAESVAGASRPLVILLHGFGSFWWSWRHQLRGLSGARVVAVDLRGYGGSDKPPRGYDGWTLAGDTAGLIRALGHSSATLVGHADGGLVCWATAVLHPRAVRAIALVSSPHPAALRASALGRRDQGRALLPTLLRYQLPIWPEHALTRHNADLLEHLVRSRASGKWLASEDFSETIAHMRRAIQIPSAAHSALEYQRWAVRSQLRSEGWRFMKLMNRPLVVPLLHLRGDADPYVLADPVDRTQRYAPRGRFVSVSGVGHYAHEEAPDEVNDHLRRFLGQVYDTAR; this is translated from the coding sequence ATGGCTCAACCGGATCCCTCGGTCACCCGCATCGCGGGGCCGTGGCGGCATTTCGACGTTCACGCCAACGGAATCCGGTTCCACTGTGTCGAATCGAACGACGGCGGCGGTCCGCGCGCCGAGTCGGTCGCGGGTGCGTCGCGGCCGCTGGTGATCCTGCTGCACGGTTTCGGCTCGTTCTGGTGGTCGTGGCGCCACCAGCTGCGCGGTCTGTCCGGAGCCCGGGTGGTCGCCGTCGATCTGCGCGGTTACGGCGGCAGCGACAAGCCGCCGCGCGGCTACGACGGCTGGACGCTCGCCGGCGACACCGCCGGGTTGATTCGCGCGCTCGGCCACAGCTCGGCCACGCTCGTGGGGCACGCCGACGGCGGGTTGGTGTGCTGGGCGACGGCCGTGTTGCACCCGCGGGCGGTGCGGGCGATCGCACTGGTGAGCTCGCCGCATCCCGCCGCGCTGCGGGCCTCAGCGCTCGGCCGGCGCGATCAGGGCCGCGCCCTGCTGCCAACGCTGCTGCGCTATCAGCTGCCGATCTGGCCCGAGCACGCCCTCACCCGGCACAACGCCGACCTTCTCGAGCACCTGGTGCGCAGTCGCGCATCGGGCAAATGGCTTGCTTCCGAGGACTTTTCGGAAACCATCGCACACATGCGCCGGGCCATCCAGATACCGTCAGCCGCGCACTCCGCACTGGAGTACCAACGCTGGGCGGTGCGCAGCCAATTGCGCAGCGAGGGTTGGCGATTCATGAAGCTGATGAACCGTCCGCTCGTGGTTCCGCTGTTACACCTGCGCGGCGACGCAGACCCGTATGTGCTGGCCGATCCGGTGGACCGAACCCAGCGTTATGCGCCGCGCGGCAGGTTCGTGTCGGTCTCCGGCGTCGGGCACTACGCCCACGAGGAGGCCCCCGACGAGGTCAACGATCACCTGCGGCGGTTCCTCGGGCAGGTCTACGACACCGCTAGGTGA
- a CDS encoding HAD-IB family hydrolase, with product MHVRPEPATGLNSRTAAFFDLDKTVIAKSSTLAFSKPFFDQGLLNRRAVLKSSYAQFLFLMSGADHDQMDRMRSYVTAMSAGWDVEQVRAIVTETLHDIVDPLVFAEAAELIADHRLCGRDVVIVSASGEEIVAPIARALGATHAMGTRMVIEDGKYTGEVAFYCYGEGKAAAVRELAALEGYSLEHCYAYSDSITDLPMLRSVGHPHVVNPDRALRKEATAQGWPVLTFLRPVPLRDRIPAPSGAAVATTAALGISALAAGALTYSVLRRLSF from the coding sequence ATCCACGTTCGGCCCGAGCCCGCGACTGGGCTCAACTCTCGGACGGCGGCGTTCTTCGACCTCGACAAGACCGTGATTGCCAAGTCAAGCACGCTGGCTTTCAGCAAACCCTTCTTCGATCAGGGTCTGCTCAACCGACGAGCGGTCCTGAAGTCGAGTTATGCGCAGTTCCTCTTCCTGATGTCCGGCGCCGATCACGACCAGATGGACCGGATGCGCTCCTACGTCACCGCGATGAGCGCAGGCTGGGATGTCGAACAGGTGCGGGCCATCGTCACCGAGACGCTTCATGACATCGTCGACCCCCTGGTCTTTGCGGAAGCTGCCGAACTGATCGCGGACCACCGGCTGTGCGGGCGCGATGTCGTGATCGTCTCGGCCTCGGGTGAGGAGATCGTCGCCCCGATCGCGCGTGCGCTCGGTGCCACCCACGCGATGGGCACCCGGATGGTCATCGAGGACGGGAAGTACACCGGCGAGGTTGCCTTCTACTGTTACGGCGAGGGAAAAGCCGCGGCCGTCCGCGAACTGGCCGCGTTGGAGGGTTACTCCCTCGAGCACTGCTACGCCTACTCCGATTCGATCACCGACCTACCGATGCTGAGGTCGGTCGGTCACCCGCACGTCGTCAATCCCGACCGCGCGCTGCGCAAGGAAGCCACCGCGCAGGGCTGGCCGGTGCTGACGTTCCTGCGCCCGGTGCCGTTGCGCGACAGGATCCCAGCTCCGTCGGGCGCGGCGGTGGCGACGACGGCCGCGTTGGGAATCAGCGCGCTGGCCGCCGGCGCACTGACGTACTCCGTGCTACGCCGGTTGTCGTTCTAA
- a CDS encoding type II secretion system F family protein, whose translation MTGMPFAAVLLGLAVLAAPPPPRSRLGLTPQRAGVRVPALVTSLAVVAVALPPAVLMASVVLGGTLISRRRRRRRRRDRDEAGHTLAAALETLAGELRVGAHPVRAFAVAAGESDGAVGTALRSVAARAGLGADVGAGLRALAGSTSVPAQWERLAVCWQLAADHGLAMAALIRTAHRDIVERQRFTARVDAGLAGARATAVILAGLPLLGILLGELIGAHPIRFLLGGGAGSGLLVVGAALVCAGLAWSDRITDRLLA comes from the coding sequence GTGACCGGAATGCCCTTCGCTGCTGTGCTTTTGGGGCTGGCGGTGCTGGCCGCACCGCCACCTCCGCGGTCCCGGCTGGGACTGACGCCGCAGCGGGCAGGGGTGCGGGTGCCCGCGCTGGTGACGTCTCTTGCGGTCGTCGCGGTGGCGCTGCCGCCGGCGGTGCTGATGGCCTCGGTGGTGCTGGGCGGCACGCTGATCTCCCGCCGGCGCCGTCGACGACGGCGGCGGGACCGCGACGAGGCCGGCCATACGTTGGCGGCGGCGCTGGAGACGCTGGCCGGTGAGTTGCGGGTGGGTGCGCATCCGGTGCGCGCGTTCGCCGTCGCCGCTGGGGAATCCGACGGTGCTGTCGGCACAGCGTTGCGGTCTGTCGCGGCCCGTGCCGGGCTGGGCGCTGACGTCGGAGCCGGACTGCGGGCGCTCGCCGGCTCGACATCCGTTCCCGCGCAATGGGAGCGGCTTGCGGTGTGCTGGCAGCTGGCGGCCGATCACGGACTGGCGATGGCGGCGCTGATCCGAACCGCCCACCGCGACATCGTGGAGCGGCAACGGTTCACCGCGCGGGTCGACGCCGGCCTGGCCGGGGCACGCGCGACCGCGGTGATCCTGGCCGGACTGCCGCTGCTCGGAATCCTGCTCGGCGAGCTGATCGGCGCGCATCCGATCCGCTTTCTCCTCGGCGGCGGTGCGGGCAGCGGGCTGTTGGTCGTGGGTGCGGCGCTGGTCTGCGCGGGGCTGGCGTGGAGTGATCGCATCACCGATCGGCTGCTGGCGTGA
- the marP gene encoding acid resistance serine protease MarP, with amino-acid sequence MTSSQWLDIAVVAVALVAAVSGWRSGALGSLMSFVGVILGAIAGVMLAPHIVSHISSPRAKLFAALFLILALVVVGEVAGVVLGRAVRGAIRNRAVRTVDSVIGVAVQLLVVMVAAWLLASPLTSSDQPNLAAATRGSKVLAEVDKYAPEWLKAVPKRMSALLRTSGLPDVLQPFGRTPIQAVDAPDASLADSLVVGNARASVVKIRGVAPGCQKVLEGTGFVIAPNRVMSNAHVVAGSESVTVEAEGQTYDATVVSYDPNEDISILDVPNLPQRPLVFADQPAKSGTDAVVLGYPGGGEFAATPARVRETIELNGPDIYRTTTVNREVYTIRGTVRQGNSGGPMINRAGQVLGVVFGAAVDDNDTGFVLTANEVSRQLAKIGNTAKVPTGACVT; translated from the coding sequence GTGACGAGTTCGCAATGGCTGGACATCGCCGTGGTGGCGGTGGCGTTGGTGGCAGCCGTCTCGGGCTGGCGGTCCGGCGCGCTGGGCTCGCTGATGTCGTTCGTCGGCGTCATCCTCGGCGCCATCGCCGGAGTGATGCTCGCTCCCCACATCGTCAGCCACATCAGTTCGCCGCGGGCCAAGCTGTTCGCCGCACTCTTCTTGATTCTGGCGCTGGTGGTCGTCGGCGAGGTGGCCGGTGTGGTGCTCGGCCGGGCGGTACGCGGTGCGATCCGCAACCGCGCGGTCCGCACCGTCGACTCGGTGATCGGCGTGGCGGTCCAGCTGCTGGTGGTGATGGTCGCCGCCTGGCTGCTCGCCAGCCCGTTGACCTCGTCGGATCAACCGAACCTGGCCGCCGCCACGCGCGGTTCGAAAGTGCTTGCCGAAGTGGACAAGTACGCACCGGAGTGGCTCAAGGCGGTGCCCAAGCGGATGTCGGCGTTGTTGCGCACTTCCGGTCTGCCGGATGTCTTGCAGCCCTTCGGCCGCACTCCTATTCAGGCAGTGGACGCCCCCGACGCATCGCTGGCCGACAGCCTGGTTGTCGGCAATGCGCGCGCGAGCGTGGTGAAGATCCGCGGTGTCGCCCCCGGATGTCAAAAGGTGCTGGAGGGCACGGGTTTCGTGATCGCCCCGAACCGGGTGATGTCCAACGCGCACGTGGTGGCCGGATCGGAAAGTGTCACCGTGGAAGCCGAAGGGCAGACCTACGACGCGACCGTGGTGTCCTACGACCCGAACGAGGACATCTCGATCCTGGACGTCCCGAATCTGCCGCAGCGCCCCTTGGTGTTCGCCGACCAGCCGGCCAAATCCGGCACCGACGCGGTGGTGCTGGGTTATCCCGGTGGCGGCGAGTTCGCGGCGACTCCGGCGCGGGTGCGCGAGACCATCGAGCTCAACGGACCGGATATCTACCGCACCACGACGGTCAACCGCGAGGTCTACACGATCAGAGGGACTGTGCGCCAAGGCAACTCGGGCGGACCGATGATCAACCGGGCGGGCCAGGTGCTCGGGGTGGTGTTCGGCGCCGCGGTGGACGACAACGACACCGGGTTCGTGCTGACGGCCAACGAGGTGTCGCGCCAGCTGGCCAAGATCGGCAACACCGCCAAGGTGCCCACCGGGGCCTGCGTCACCTAG
- a CDS encoding oxidoreductase: MSDVLAPLMTLPGVADAAEAAREALAKAHRHRTNLRNWPVTAAESAIRGARSSSALDGGAVQLDASGTEPNDPVLAGALRVGQALEGGTTNLVGVWQRAPLQALARLHALAAADLVDGDLLGRPRQNPEVAARLDLVTRLTTGGSSAPAPVLAAVAHGEMLALAPFGPGDGVVARAVSRLVTMATGLDPHGLGVPEVYWMRRADEYRDRARAFATGDPSAVGAWLLMSCQALEDGAREAISIADAAVK, encoded by the coding sequence GTGAGTGATGTCCTGGCCCCGCTGATGACTCTGCCCGGGGTGGCCGACGCCGCCGAGGCCGCCCGGGAAGCGTTGGCGAAGGCGCACCGGCATCGCACCAATCTGCGCAACTGGCCGGTGACCGCGGCCGAGTCGGCCATCCGCGGAGCGCGCTCGTCGTCGGCCCTGGACGGCGGCGCCGTGCAACTGGATGCCTCCGGTACCGAGCCCAACGATCCTGTGTTGGCCGGTGCGCTCCGCGTCGGGCAGGCATTGGAGGGTGGAACCACCAACCTGGTCGGGGTCTGGCAGCGCGCCCCTCTGCAAGCACTGGCGCGGCTGCACGCGCTGGCCGCGGCCGACTTGGTCGACGGGGACCTTCTGGGCCGCCCGCGCCAGAATCCGGAGGTGGCCGCACGGCTGGATCTGGTCACCCGGCTGACGACCGGCGGCAGCTCTGCGCCTGCGCCGGTGCTGGCAGCCGTCGCGCACGGCGAGATGCTCGCGCTGGCGCCGTTCGGGCCGGGGGACGGGGTGGTGGCGCGCGCGGTGTCGCGGCTCGTCACGATGGCCACCGGTCTGGACCCGCACGGGCTGGGGGTGCCCGAGGTGTACTGGATGCGCCGCGCCGATGAGTATCGAGACCGCGCGCGGGCGTTCGCGACGGGCGACCCCTCGGCCGTCGGGGCTTGGCTGCTGATGTCCTGCCAGGCGCTGGAAGACGGTGCGCGAGAGGCGATATCGATCGCGGACGCGGCGGTCAAGTAG
- a CDS encoding serine protease: protein MALVVLISGVAPVATADGKVPMGGGAGIVVNGDTYCTLTSIGNDNTGALIGFTSAHCGGPGAQVASEDRPADGVIGTMVAGNDGLDYAVIRFDPAKVQPISNYKGFVIDGIGPDPTFGEVACKLGRTTGYSCGVTWGPGQDPGTIVNQVCGQPGDSGAPVTVNNKLVGMIHGAFSEDLPTCVVKFIPLHTPAVTMSINAILGDVAGKNRPGTGFVPTADVG from the coding sequence ATGGCCCTTGTCGTCCTGATCTCCGGCGTGGCACCGGTTGCGACGGCCGACGGCAAGGTGCCGATGGGCGGTGGGGCGGGCATCGTCGTCAACGGCGACACCTACTGCACACTGACGTCCATCGGCAACGACAACACCGGTGCGCTCATCGGCTTCACCTCCGCGCATTGTGGCGGCCCGGGCGCCCAGGTCGCCTCCGAGGACCGGCCCGCCGACGGCGTGATCGGCACCATGGTCGCCGGCAACGACGGTCTCGACTACGCGGTAATCCGGTTCGACCCCGCCAAGGTGCAGCCCATCTCGAACTACAAGGGCTTCGTCATCGACGGCATCGGGCCCGACCCGACGTTCGGTGAGGTCGCCTGCAAGCTCGGGCGCACCACCGGTTACTCGTGCGGCGTCACCTGGGGACCCGGCCAGGACCCGGGCACGATCGTCAACCAGGTGTGCGGCCAGCCCGGCGATTCCGGTGCACCGGTCACGGTGAACAACAAGCTGGTCGGAATGATCCACGGCGCGTTCAGCGAAGACCTGCCCACCTGCGTCGTCAAGTTCATCCCGCTGCACACGCCCGCGGTGACGATGTCGATCAACGCGATCCTGGGCGACGTCGCGGGCAAGAACCGTCCCGGCACCGGGTTCGTCCCGACAGCCGACGTCGGCTGA
- the acs gene encoding acetate--CoA ligase, with protein MTEAHTEVQSSFPASDDFAAAANATAALYDQAEADRLAFWAEQANRLSWETPFTEVLDWSDAPFAKWFVGGKLNVAYNCVDRHVEAGNGDRVAIHWEGEPVGDSRVLTYAQLKDEVCKAANALTDLGLAAGDRVAIYMPMVPEAIVAMLACARLGVMHSVVFAGFSAAALRARVEDAEAKVVITTDGQYRRGKAVSLKEAVDEAVRGLTDAENGPVQHVLVVRRTGIDIGWTENRDQWWHEVVDSASTEHTPAAFDSEHPLFLLYTSGTTGKPKGIMHTSGGYLTQASYTHYNVFDIKPQTDVYWCTADIGWVTGHTYIVYGPLSNGATQVVYEGTPASPDEHRHFQVIEKYGVTIYYTAPTLIRTFMKWGRELAFEHDLSSLRLLGSVGEPINPEAWRWYRLVFGADKTPIVDTWWQTETGAIMISPLPGVTDCKPGSAMRALPGISAKIVDDDGNELAPSVDGGEHVTGYLVLDKPWPSMLRGIWGDPERFKETYWARFGEQGWYFAGDGARYGSDGEVWVLGRIDDVMNVSGHRISTAEVESALVGHAGVAEAAVVGATDDHTGQAICAFVILKAHHAEMPSDQMVEELRAEVAKEISPIAKPREIHVVPELPKTRSGKIMRRLLRDVAEGRELGDTSTLVDPTVFEAIRASKT; from the coding sequence ATGACCGAGGCGCACACCGAAGTTCAGTCAAGTTTCCCGGCGTCGGACGATTTCGCCGCCGCCGCCAACGCCACCGCCGCCCTCTACGACCAGGCCGAGGCAGACCGGTTGGCGTTCTGGGCAGAGCAGGCCAACCGGCTGTCGTGGGAGACACCCTTCACCGAGGTGCTGGACTGGTCCGACGCGCCGTTCGCGAAATGGTTCGTCGGCGGCAAGCTCAACGTCGCCTACAACTGTGTCGACCGGCATGTGGAGGCCGGTAACGGCGACCGGGTGGCCATCCACTGGGAGGGTGAACCGGTCGGTGACTCGCGGGTGCTGACCTATGCCCAGCTCAAGGACGAGGTGTGCAAGGCCGCCAACGCGCTGACCGATCTCGGGTTGGCTGCGGGCGACCGGGTGGCCATCTACATGCCGATGGTCCCGGAGGCCATCGTGGCGATGTTGGCCTGCGCGCGGCTGGGTGTGATGCACAGCGTGGTCTTCGCCGGCTTCTCGGCGGCCGCGCTGCGGGCCCGCGTCGAGGACGCCGAGGCCAAGGTCGTCATCACCACCGACGGCCAGTACCGGCGCGGAAAGGCGGTGTCGCTCAAGGAAGCCGTCGACGAGGCGGTACGAGGGCTCACGGATGCCGAAAATGGCCCTGTTCAGCACGTTCTGGTGGTGCGCCGCACCGGCATCGACATCGGCTGGACCGAGAACCGCGACCAGTGGTGGCACGAGGTCGTGGACTCGGCGTCGACCGAGCACACCCCCGCAGCGTTCGACTCCGAGCATCCGCTGTTCCTGCTGTACACCTCCGGCACCACGGGTAAGCCGAAGGGGATCATGCACACCTCGGGTGGCTATCTGACCCAGGCGTCGTACACCCACTACAACGTGTTCGACATCAAGCCGCAGACCGACGTGTATTGGTGCACCGCCGATATCGGCTGGGTCACCGGTCACACCTACATCGTCTACGGGCCGCTCTCCAACGGCGCGACGCAGGTCGTGTACGAAGGAACCCCGGCCTCCCCCGATGAGCACCGTCACTTCCAGGTGATCGAAAAATACGGTGTGACAATCTATTACACCGCGCCTACGTTGATCCGCACGTTCATGAAGTGGGGTCGTGAACTCGCATTCGAACACGATCTGTCCAGCCTGCGGTTGCTCGGATCGGTCGGCGAGCCGATCAACCCGGAGGCATGGCGTTGGTACCGCCTGGTTTTCGGTGCCGACAAGACGCCGATCGTCGACACCTGGTGGCAGACCGAGACCGGCGCGATCATGATCTCGCCGCTGCCGGGTGTGACGGACTGCAAGCCGGGTTCGGCGATGCGGGCGTTGCCCGGCATCTCGGCCAAGATCGTCGACGACGACGGAAATGAGTTGGCCCCCAGCGTCGATGGCGGTGAACACGTCACCGGGTATCTCGTGCTGGACAAGCCGTGGCCGTCGATGCTGCGCGGCATCTGGGGCGATCCGGAGCGCTTCAAGGAGACGTACTGGGCGCGCTTCGGCGAGCAGGGCTGGTACTTCGCCGGTGACGGCGCCCGGTACGGCAGCGACGGCGAGGTGTGGGTGCTCGGCCGTATCGATGACGTGATGAACGTGTCAGGGCACCGGATTTCGACCGCTGAGGTGGAGTCCGCACTCGTCGGGCACGCCGGAGTGGCCGAGGCCGCCGTTGTCGGCGCCACCGACGACCACACCGGACAGGCGATCTGCGCGTTCGTCATCCTCAAGGCCCACCACGCCGAGATGCCCAGCGATCAGATGGTCGAGGAGTTGCGCGCCGAGGTGGCCAAGGAGATCTCCCCGATCGCGAAGCCGCGCGAAATCCACGTTGTCCCAGAGCTTCCCAAGACCCGCAGCGGCAAGATCATGCGACGGTTGCTGCGCGATGTCGCCGAGGGCCGCGAACTGGGCGACACGTCTACCCTGGTCGATCCGACGGTGTTCGAAGCGATCCGGGCCAGCAAGACCTGA
- a CDS encoding TadA family conjugal transfer-associated ATPase gives MNASLVERVRERLAAESSSLRPAAVAAAIRAESGGVLGDTEVLTNLRVLQTELTGAGPLEPLLRAPGTTDVLVTAPDAVWIDDGNGLRPASVRFTDEAAVRRLAQRLAVAAGRRLDDAQPWVDGQLTGVGTGEFSVRLHAVLPPIAVAGTCLSLRVLRPATQDLAALIAAGAIAPDAADVLAGIIDARLAFLISGGTGAGKTTLLAAALGAVDGGERIVCVEDAPELAPRHPHLVRLVARAANVEGAGEVTMRQLVRQALRMRPDRIVVGEVRGAEVVDLLTALNTGHDGGAGTVHANSPAEVPARLEALAALGGLGRAALHSQLAAAVQAVVHVGRRRDGTRRLTEIAVLCRADGGGVHAMTAWHADRGWQDGRQQLQTLIDGRRS, from the coding sequence ATGAACGCGTCGTTGGTCGAACGGGTCCGCGAGCGGCTGGCGGCCGAGTCGTCGTCTTTGCGGCCGGCGGCGGTCGCGGCGGCCATCCGTGCCGAGTCTGGGGGAGTCCTCGGGGACACCGAGGTCCTGACGAACCTGCGGGTCCTGCAGACCGAACTGACCGGCGCCGGGCCCTTGGAGCCGTTGCTGCGCGCACCGGGAACGACCGACGTTCTGGTCACCGCCCCTGACGCGGTGTGGATCGACGACGGCAACGGCCTGCGCCCCGCCTCGGTCCGGTTCACCGACGAAGCCGCAGTGCGCCGGCTGGCGCAGCGGCTCGCCGTGGCCGCCGGGCGACGACTGGACGACGCGCAGCCGTGGGTCGACGGGCAGCTGACCGGCGTTGGCACCGGAGAGTTCTCGGTACGTCTGCACGCCGTGCTGCCCCCGATCGCCGTCGCAGGCACCTGCTTGTCGCTGCGGGTCTTGCGGCCCGCGACCCAGGATCTCGCTGCCCTGATCGCTGCTGGGGCGATCGCGCCGGACGCTGCGGACGTGCTCGCCGGCATCATCGACGCCCGGTTGGCTTTCCTCATCTCCGGGGGGACCGGGGCAGGCAAGACAACGTTATTGGCCGCTGCGCTCGGCGCGGTGGACGGCGGCGAGCGGATAGTGTGCGTCGAGGACGCCCCCGAACTCGCGCCCCGCCACCCCCATCTGGTGCGGCTGGTGGCGCGGGCCGCCAACGTGGAGGGCGCCGGCGAGGTCACGATGCGGCAGCTGGTTCGTCAGGCCCTGCGAATGCGGCCGGACCGGATCGTCGTCGGGGAGGTGCGCGGCGCAGAGGTCGTCGACCTGCTGACCGCTCTGAACACCGGCCACGACGGCGGTGCCGGGACCGTGCATGCCAACAGCCCGGCCGAGGTGCCGGCCCGGCTGGAAGCACTCGCGGCCCTGGGCGGTCTGGGCCGCGCGGCGTTGCACAGCCAACTGGCCGCGGCGGTCCAGGCGGTGGTGCATGTGGGTCGTCGTCGTGACGGCACACGCCGGCTCACCGAGATCGCGGTGCTGTGCCGCGCGGACGGTGGCGGTGTGCATGCGATGACGGCGTGGCATGCCGACCGGGGCTGGCAGGACGGGCGACAACAACTGCAGACACTCATCGACGGGCGGCGATCGTGA
- a CDS encoding phage holin family protein: MSNGDRKTGVPTTVTSIPLVDPNALPANPSVGDLVKDATAQMSTLVRAEVELAKAEITRDVKKGLTGSVFFILALVVLFYSTFFLFFFLAELLDTWLWRWVAFLIVFLLMVVTTAVFALFGYLKVRRIRGPQKTIESVKEARQAFTPGHDRSPAKVATTGTPPPTDPSGW, encoded by the coding sequence GTGAGCAATGGCGATCGCAAGACCGGTGTACCCACCACCGTCACCTCGATCCCGCTGGTGGATCCGAACGCGCTACCGGCCAATCCCTCCGTCGGCGATCTGGTCAAGGACGCCACCGCACAGATGTCCACCCTCGTGCGCGCCGAGGTCGAGCTCGCCAAGGCGGAGATCACCCGCGATGTGAAGAAGGGCCTCACCGGCAGCGTCTTCTTCATCCTCGCGCTGGTGGTGCTGTTCTACTCGACGTTCTTCCTCTTCTTCTTCCTCGCCGAACTCCTCGACACCTGGCTGTGGCGCTGGGTGGCCTTCCTGATCGTCTTCCTGCTGATGGTGGTCACCACCGCGGTGTTCGCTCTCTTCGGGTATCTCAAGGTGCGCCGGATCCGCGGGCCGCAGAAGACCATCGAATCGGTCAAGGAAGCACGCCAAGCATTCACCCCCGGCCACGACAGGTCGCCGGCCAAGGTCGCCACGACGGGCACCCCGCCGCCCACTGACCCCTCCGGCTGGTGA